A genomic region of Vitis vinifera cultivar Pinot Noir 40024 chromosome 7, ASM3070453v1 contains the following coding sequences:
- the LOC100262768 gene encoding glutamate receptor 3.6 translates to MKMVWFLLLMVFLNGIISNGVGTNVSSRPSVVNIGAIFSFNSTIGKVAKFALEAAVQDVNSDPTVLGGTKLKLRTQDTNFSGFGAIMEALQFMEGDTVAIIGPQSSVMAHVVSHIANELQVPLISYAATDPTLFSLQYPFFLMTTHSDLYQMAAIADLVDYYGWREVIAIYVDDDYGRNGIAALGDELTKKRCKISYKAPMYPESSRDDITDVLVKVALTESRILVVHTYTEWGLEVLDVAQYLGMTGSGYVWIATNWLSTVMDTDASLPSNAMNNIQGVLTLRMYTPASELKSNFVSRWSNLTSAGTTNRHVGLSAYGLYAYDTVWVLAHAINAFFNQGGSISFSNDSRLTKLRGGSLHLDAMSIFDGGNLLLQSILQVNMTGVTGPIKFNSDHSLIRPAYEVINVIGTGVRRIGYWSNYSGLSVVPPAMLYTKPPNRTSTNQRLYDAIWPGQAAQTPRGWVFPSNGRQLIIGVPDRVSYREFISRVKGTDMFKGYCIDVFTAALSLLPYAVPYKLVPFGDGIHNPSCTDLVRLITTGVYDAAIGDIAIVTNRTRMVDFTQPYIESGLVVVAPIKTSNSNAWAFLKPFSKNMWIVTGTFFLLVGAVVWILEHRINDEFRGPPRRQFVTILWFSFSTLFFAHRENTVSTLGRVVLIIWLFVVLIINSSYTASLTSILTVQQLSSPVKGIESLQTSNDPIGYQQGSFAVNYLSEELNIHKSRLVPLNSAEDYAKALRDGPKKGGVAAVVDERAYIELFLSTRCEFTIVGQEFTKSGWGFAFPRDSPLAVDMSTAILKLSETGDLQRIHDKWLKGSACRSQDAKLAVDRLQLRSFWGLYAICGLACLVALFIYAILMVRQFSKHYIEESDSSVQNSRSGRLQTFLSFVDEKEEDVKSRSKRRQMEMASTRSTYEDESLSSSKRRHIELSSNKSTITSDQV, encoded by the exons ATGAAGATGGTTTGGTTTCTGCTTTTAATGGTTTTCTTGAATGGGATCATTTCCAATGGGGTTGGTACAAATGTTTCTTCAAGGCCCAGTGTTGTGAACATTGGGGCTATTTTCAGCTTCAATTCTACCATTGGCAAAGTTGCAAAGTTTGCATTAGAAGCTGCAGTCCAAGATGTGAATTCTGATCCGACTGTTCTTGGTGGAACCAAGCTGAAACTTAGGACTCAGGACACAAATTTTAGCGGGTTTGGAGCGATAATGGAAG CTTTACAATTCATGGAGGGTGATACTGTGGCCATAATTGGCCCTCAATCTTCTGTCATGGCTCATGTAGTTTCTCACATTGCAAACGAGCTTCAAGTTCCTCTGATATCATATGCAGCAACAGACCCCACCCTGTTTTCACTTCAGTACCCATTCTTCCTTATGACAACGCATAGTGATCTATATCAGATGGCAGCAATAGCAGACCTTGTTGACTACTATGGATGGAGAGAAGTTATAGCAATTTATGTTGATGATGATTATGGGAGAAATGGGATTGCTGCATTAGGGGATGAACTTACCAAAAAACGTTGTAAGATCTCTTACAAAGCACCTATGTACCCTGAATCAAGCCGAGATGATATCACTGATGTACTGGTAAAGGTGGCTTTAACAGAGTCTCGGATTCTTGTTGTTCACACTTATACCGAATGGGGCCTAGAGGTGCTTGATGTAGCACAATATCTTGGGATGACAGGGAGTGGGTATGTGTGGATTGCTACCAATTGGCTCTCTACCGTCATGGATACCGATGCTTCTCTCCCTTCAAATGCTATGAATAATATCCAAGGAGTTCTCACATTGCGTATGTATACACCTGCTTCGGAACTAAAAAGTAACTTTGTCTCCAGGTGGAGCAACTTGACTAGTGCGGGGACCACGAATCGCCATGTTGGGTTAAGTGCTTATGGTTTATATGCCTATGACACTGTTTGGGTGCTTGCTCATGCAATTAATGCATTTTTCAATCAGGGAGGAagtatttcattttcaaatgattCAAGGTTAACCAAGCTAAGGGGAGGGAGTTTACATCTGGATGCTATGAGCATCTTTGATGGGGGGAACCTGTTGCTTCAAAGCATTTTGCAGGTTAATATGACCGGTGTAACAGGCCCAATAAAGTTTAATTCAGACCATTCCCTTATTCGTCCTGCATATGAAGTCATCAATGTGATTGGCACAGGCGTTAGGAGGATTGGTTATTGGTCTAATTATTCTGGCTTATCAGTTGTGCCTCCAGCAATGCTTTATACGAAGCCACCAAATCGTACCAGTACAAATCAACGACTTTATGATGCAATCTGGCCTGGGCAAGCAGCGCAGACACCCCGTGGGTGGGTATTTCCAAGCAATGGAAGGCAATTGATAATTGGCGTACCTGATCGAGTTAGTTACCGTGAATTTATTTCACGAGTAAAAGGAACTGACATGTTCAAAGGGTACTGCATTGATGTATTTACTGCTGCTTTGAGTTTATTGCCATATGCTGTTCCATATAAGTTAGTACCATTCGGGGATGGCATACATAACCCGAGTTGCACAGATCTCGTGCGCTTGATCACAACTGGT GTGTATGATGCTGCAATTGGTGATATTGCAATCGTGACTAATCGAACAAGGATGGTGGATTTTACACAGCCATATATTGAGTCCGGGCTTGTTGTAGTGGCTCCAATTAAGACTTCAAACTCCAATGCTTGGGCTTTTCTGAAGCCATTTAGTAAAAACATGTGGATTGTCACGGGCACTTTTTTCCTACTTGTGGGAGCTGTTGTCTGGATTTTGGAGCATAGGATTAACGATGAATTTCGGGGTCCTCCTAGAAGACAATTTGTCACTATTCTATG gttcAGCTTCTCAACTCTTTTCTTTGCACATA gAGAAAATACCGTCAGCACCCTTGGCCGTGTAGTGCTAATCATATGGCTATTTGTAGTTCTAATCATCAACTCAAGCTACACTGCAAGCCTTACCTCAATCCTCACAGTGCAACAGCTTTCTTCACCTGTTAAAGGGATAGAAAGTTTACAAACAAGCAACGATCCCATTGGCTACCAACAGGGTTCATTCGCCGTAAATTATTTGAGCGAGGAACTCAACATTCATAAGTCCAGACTTGTTCCTCTTAACTCAGCAGAAGATTATGCTAAAGCCTTAAGAGATGGACCCAAAAAGGGTGGTGTTGCTGCAGTGGTTGATGAGCGTGCATATATAGAACTCTTCCTCTCAACCCGATGCGAATTCACCATTGTAGGTCAAGAGTTTACCAAGAGCGGTTGGGGATTT GCCTTTCCACGTGACTCTCCGTTAGCAGTTGACATGTCTACTGCCATTCTAAAACTGTCCGAGACTGGGGACCTCCAGAGGATCCATGACAAATGGCTGAAAGGTAGTGCTTGCAGATCACAAGATGCAAAACTTGCAGTGGACAGACTCCAGCTTAGGAGCTTCTGGGGCCTCTATGCCATATGTGGGTTAGCTTGCCTTGTTGCCCTTTTCATATATGCCATACTTATGGTGCGGCAATTCAGTAAACACTATATAGAGGAGTCTGACTCGTCTGTGCAAAACTCGCGATCTGGACGCCTCCAGACATTCCTTTCATTTGTTGATGAGAAGGAAGAGGACGTGAAAAGCCGTTCCAAAAGAAGGCAAATGGAAATGGCCTCAACTAGAAGCACTTATGAAGATGAATCTCTGAGCAGTTCCAAGAGAAGGCACATAGAACTATCCTCAAACAAGAGTACTATTACAAGTGATCAAGTCTAA
- the LOC100249111 gene encoding serine/threonine-protein kinase/endoribonuclease IRE1a, protein MIRHFLLVLCVLLVASGSLGEFSTSESSEDPAPSPRRDDFMYSSRPTRRSLLSLPNKNDTALVAALNGTIHLVESNSMKVLWSFTSGPSIYSSYQAPLDQDNATDWGSGFFVDCGEDWELYMHGRHFGKVKLPMTAEEFISSTPHVSEDGGVILGSKQTTVFLLNAKTGKLIHSYRSLESPPTPLSNKEESVVHDKDIEEWVDSGSTNLNIVEPRLYITRTDYSLQSFAQGSDKVLWNMTVAEIGAAFLCQGTENLFSRPPLNLGCELGPEYNCDFEMPLPCQSKAVVYRYRGHTMLEPFPRHDRLQEAHQEDRLLLQPNIDKTLDFHPQDMMLPAVVPNHMLPSEPKDEISLNFQDNNDSEAVLPLSPPKIKNSGISDQNVQMPYNDGLSMFSGGSILFSLIVFIVILLVSVIYCCTPVAGEQGEMNKQPNDSDSNSVPSKKRKIRKSAKNNISSGKKDEHVLSENKDGSAHIASDNSPWLNLNGLVDGDTNGRIVGKLFVSNIVIAKGSNGTIVLEGIHEGRSVAVKRLVRAHHDVAFKEIQNLIASDRHPNIVRWYGVEYDQDFVYLSLERCTCSLNDLLQIHSNSSQNPGFSMDQATKAMMEYRIQLDSVKCIVQDIKLWKSNGYPSSVLLSLMRDVVSGLVHLHDLGIIHRDLKPQNVLIIKEKSLCAKLSDMGISKRLVGDMSSLGHHATGYGSSGWQAPEQLLHGRQTRAVDLFSLGCILFSCITGGRHPFGDPLERDVNIVKNKPDLFLVEFIPEALDLFARLLDPKPELRPKASEVLYHPLFWSSELRLSFLRDASDRVELEDRESNSHVLKALEGTAPTALGGKWNEKMEPAFLADIGRYRRYKFDSVRDLLRVIRNKWNHYRELPREIQEILGSVPEGFDSYFSSRFPRLLIEVYKVVSRHCKGEECFQKYFKAM, encoded by the exons ATGATCCGCCATTTCCTTCTCGTTCTATGCGTTTTACTCGTCGCTTCGGGGTCCCTCGGTGAATTTTCGACTTCAGAATCATCGGAGGATCCGGCTCCAAGTCCGCGTAGGGATGATTTCATGTACTCGAGTCGACCCACGAGACGATCTTTGCTGTCTCTTCCCAA TAAAAATGACACCGCATTGGTGGCTGCCTTGAACGGTACAATCCATTTAGTGGAGAGTAATTCCATGAAAGTGCTCTGGTCATTTACATCAGGACCTTCAATCTACTCTTCATATCAGGCTCCTCTTGACCAAGATAACGCAACTGATTGGGGTTCTGGTTTTTTTGTGGACTGTGGAGAGGACTGGGAGTTGTATATGCACGGCCGGCACTTTGGTAAAGTG AAACTTCCAATGACTGCTGAAGAATTCATCAGCAGCACACCGCATGTGTCTGAGGATGGAGGAGTTATACTTGGGTCCAAGCAAACTACTGTGTTTCTGCTTAATGCTAAGACTGGAAAACTAATACATTCTTATAGGTCATTGGAGTCTCCACCCACGCCACTGAGCAACAAAGAGGAGAGTGTTGTGCATGATAAAGATATTGAGGAATGGGTAGATTCTGGTTCTACAAACCTGAATATTGTTGAGCCACGTCTTTATATTACAAGAACAGACTATTCATTGCAGTCGTTTGCACAAGGCTCAGACAAAGTTTTATGGAATATGACAGTTGCTGAAATTGGTGCTGCTTTTCTTTGTCAAGGTACTGAGAATCTGTTTAGCAGGCCACCTTTAAATCTGGGATGTGAACTTGGCCCTGAATATAACTGTGATTTTGAAATGCCATTGCCATGTCAATCAAAGGCCGTTGTCTACCGATATCGTGGTCATACTATGTTGGAACCTTTTCCTAGGCATGATAGGCTGCAGGAGGCTCATCAAGAAGATAGGCTGCTTTTGCAACCCAATATCGATAAAACTTTAGACTTTCACCCCCAAGATATGATGCTTCCAGCTGTTGTTCCAAACCATATGCTTCCTTCAGAGCCCAAAGATGAGATATCTTTAAACTTTCAGGATAACAATGACAGTGAAGCTGTGCTCCCCTTATCTCCTCCCAAGATAAAAAACTCGGGGATCTCTGACCAGAATGTGCAAATGCCTTATAATGATGGTTTAAGTATGTTTTCTGGAGGGTCAATCTTGTTTTCTCTCATTGTATTCATTGTCATTCTCTTGGTCTCTGTCATCTACTGCTGTACTCCAGTGGCTGGAGAACAAGGTGAGATGAACAAGCAACCAAATGATTCAGATTCAAACTCTGTACCttccaaaaaaaggaaaattcggAAATCGGCAAAGAATAACATCAGTTCAGGAAAAAAGGATGAGCATGTCTTGTCTGAAAATAAGGATGGGTCTGCTCACATTGCCAGTGATAACAGCCCATGGTTGAACCTTAATGGACTTGTTGATGGTGACACAAATGGACGTATTGTTGGTAAATTATTTGTATCGAATATAGTAATTGCTAAGGGAAGTAATGGCACTATTGTCCTTGAGGGAATCCATGAAGGCCGCTCGGTTGCTGTGAAACGCCTTGTCCGGGCTCACCATGATGTGGCTtttaaagaaattcaaaatcttATTGCATCTGACCGGCATCCAAATATTGTTCGATGGTATGGAGTGGAGTATGATCAAGATTTTGTGTATCTATCACTGGAACGTTGTACATGCAGCTTAAATGATTTGCTTCAGATTCACTCGAATTCCTCCCAAAACCCAGGGTTCTCCATGGACCAAGCTACAAAAGCTATGATGGAGTATAGAATCCAGTTGGATTCAGTGAAATGTATTGTGCAGGATATCAAATTGTGGAAATCAAATGGCTATCCTTCATCTGTATTATTAAGCTTAATGAG GGATGTGGTTTCTGGGCTCGTACATTTACATGACTTGGGAATAATTCATCGAGACTTGAAGCCTCAAAATGTGTtgataattaaggaaaaatctTTATGTGCAAAGCTTTCTGATATGGGTATTAGCAAGCGCCTTGTTGGGGATATGTCTTCCTTGGGTCATCATGCTACTG GTTATGGCAGTTCGGGTTGGCAGGCACCTGAGCAGCTTCTTCATGGACGCCAAACACGAGCAGTAGATTTGTTTAGTTTAGGTTGCATCCTCTTTTCCTGCATCACTGGTGGAAGACATCCATTTGGCGACCCTCTTGAACGTGATGTCAATATTGTTAAGAACAAACCGGACCTCTTCTTAGTGGAGTTTATTCCAGAAGCTTTGGATCTTTTTGCTCGTCTGTTAGACCCCAAGCCTGAATTGAG GCCAAAGGCCTCGGAGGTCTTGTACCATCCTCTGTTTTGGAGCTCCGAGCTGCGGTTGTCATTTCTTCGTGATGCAAGTGACAGGGTAGAATTGGAAGATAGGGAGAGTAATTCCCATGTCTTGAAGGCATTAGAAGGTACTGCACCAACGGCATTGGGTGGGAAATGGAATGAAAAAATGGAACCTGCATTCCTTGCTGATATTGGACGTTACAGGCGATATAAGTTTGATAGTGTTCGGGATTTATTGCGAGTGATACGGAACAAGTGGAATCATTACAGAGAGCTTCCCAGAGAAATTCAG GAAATCTTGGGATCAGTTCCTGAAGGATTTGACAGCTATTTTTCAAGCCGATTCCCAAGGCTCTTGATTGAGGTGTACAAAGTTGTATCCAGACACTGTAAGGGAGAGGAATGTTTTCAGAAGTATTTCAAAGCAATGTAG